tggcagcaacacactatgtgccctcaggcccctactccaccactacattactaaatccatgtgtatgtatagtgcgtatgtatgtgtgtgtgtgtgtctgtgccaatgtttgtgtttgttttggcagcagctaatggggatccataataaatacaaatacaatagaaAATGTATTCTCTATGATGACAAATTCATCAGTATATACAGTTTGAAGACCAGCCTGCTGGTCTTGATGAGTGGGCAGAGACATTAACCTGGGCCCTAAAAGAAAGGATATCACACAAGATAGTCAAATGATAATAGTTTTTCCTGCAAGCTGATGTCTACCTGCACCCTGATGGGAGTAGATCAAATTCATGTGGGTGGCTTCAGTCAGAAAATATTTTCTGGGCTTTGCTGAGGGCCCTAACCTTAAAGcccttattcaagcctgtctgtcaGACTCCCAGTACCTTTCCTGCTGTGGTGATCATTCTTCTCAGCATGTTCTTTTGAGTGAAAATGGCATTACCAAATCACCAGACAATGCAAAGGGATAACCCATTCATCAACCGTCTCTCTTATCAGGCTCAGCCAGCCGACACACCACTGGAGAACAGTAATGGTAACAGCAAGCCACCACGCCACTGGAGAACAGTAATGGTAAGTCAGCCGACACACCACTGGAGAACAGTAATGGTAACAGCCAGCCGCCACGCCACTGGAGAACAGTAATGGTAAGTCAGCCGACACACCACTGGAGAACAGTAATGGTAACAGCCAGCCGCCATGCCACTGGAGAACAGTAATGGTAACAGTCAGCCGACACACCACTGGAGAACAGTAATGGTAACAGCCAGCCGCCACACCACTGGAGAACAGTAATGGTAACAGTAtttacaatgattccctacactataTTCATGCCACCTTGGGATCCTTTTGAGCCACTCGACCCATACTCATACTGAAAAGGACATCATTTCATATCCAAAGTTGTTCTCAAATATACTTATTTAGATCAGATTTCAAATGAGCTCATCTACTAATTTTGATTTGGTAGGGCTCTTTTGGTATTCTGCTGATTACCTTAAGTTGTTTATGAATTCCTTAATTCGTTTTTCTCAATCGCATACAAGCGGTTTTTTGGAACGTCCCTATAGCAGAACAACGATGATCAAATGCTTAAATACCTTTGCAGAATATCTGATAATCTTCTTCCCTTTGTACCTAGATTGAATACATTAGACCCCCTTGTTAAATTAAATTGTCAATGAATACAAAATCAATGAATACAAAACTCACTGTAAAGTGTTTTGTTCCCAGAATATGAACACATTGCTTTATCAGAAGAGAAATGGTTACAAATGTGTTCACTGTTTCTGACAGTCAGTAAATACTGGTGCACATTTTAAATGGCTCTATCAGTGTGACATCAGGTACAATATAGAGAACGATCTAGTCAACGAGGACTGTCAGTTTTACGATTGTTTTTACAATATTGTAGACATGCAGAGAATGAAGTTGGGTTACTTCTACTTCTAAGTAACTTTGGAACTCCTATGTCATCCTCTCCAACATTGTGACCATCCATTTCAGAGCTTTGCTTTAGTGTGGATTGAGACCTACATTCATATGAGTTGTGTTCTTCCAGTGTACTCACCTTTCCTTATTTCTATATTGGATTGTGTTTCACTTGCACATGGAAAGTCTTCACACCTATGAACAGACTTCGTACTGAATACATAACGAAATTGGATTGCAATGACACTGATTTAACGGTGGTCCTCTCCTCTTCACCGAAAAggggagtattgagggaaccaaggcgcagcggttgtgaacacaatatttattaaagacaagacgaaaaaacACCGAAACTTCACGTATAAAACTTAACAAAACAACAGAACGGAGTAGACAACCTGAACGACGAACTACATTAAACACGagacgcacgaacagggaaaatagcctaccaCATAAAAATTGACGTATGTACGaacacaaaccgaaacagtcccgttcTGGTGCGACAAACACGGACAACAGGAAGacaaaccacccacaacgaacagcAGTAAACCAACCTACCTAAATAGACTCTTAACTTAGAGGAACGCAAACACCTGCCCTCTAATTAAGAAGCATACCAGGAAcccctaaccaacatagaaaccaCACAACAGAGAATCCACCCAAACtccacgtcctgaccaactaacacataccaacaaactaacagaaatagtcaGGAACGTTGACATGATGAATGAATCCTGCCACACAATGTGCActtttttttccattttcttttGATCAGAATTATTGTTTTGATGTATATTAAATTGTTTTGTGAATATGCAAAAGGAGACATGTCTTAAATTTTCACATGTTGCATCTTTTTATGAcgtcatgtacagtatgttttgaGAAAGCACCCTACATTTTAAAAAAGGTGTTTACTTGTTTGCAAACGACCAGAGTTCTGTGTCTTAAAATACGGTTTTAAAATCACATGTTCCAAGAAATGCTTGTACGccattgagaaaaactgtaacgtCAATCAGCTTCGACATTTGACCCTTCCATTACGAGCTTTGGTGTGGGTGAGGCCTATCCATTCATATCAGCAGTTCTCCACTGTACTTCACTGTCCTCATTGTCTACTGGGGATTGGCTTCTGCTTGGTGGTGAAAGTCTACAAACCTGTCAGCACAGACAGCCGTACATATTGAATACATTGGATTGTGATCATCACCCAAATGAATGAATTCAGCACACAATGCACTtattttacatgttattttgatAGGAAGGATATATAATTAATGTGTATGAAATTGTTTGGTAAAAAAATATGCATCAAAAGTGAGTATTGTGCCCATAATTCTGCATCTTTTAAGGTATTTTGATCATCATGATTAGAGACTGCAAATGAAAATCTATTGATTAAATGGGTTGAGGCAAATCTTGAGGCAAAAGGTATATGGTGTGATAATACTTTTGTGCAGGCCGGGCGATGTTCTTGGATGAATGTATTTGCAATTTTGAGCAGTATAGTTGatgatgtattgtttttttgAGAAGGCAACTTACGATTTAAAATATGCATTTACTGTTTTGCTAAGGCAACAGGAGTTCTGTGTCTGTTTTGAAAATGGCAACATTGGTCCAAACCAATGCTTGTACATGATTGAGAAACCTAACTGATCTTTTTATAAACCCAAGATAACAGTGATACACAAACTTGTCTCTTTATACGTCGTCCCTTAGTACTATAACAGCGACACTGGGTGCACATCCAAGGTGGCAACACCTAAACCAGAAAGAGGTCCAGTCCTGGGAAACATACGCCGTTATATAAGAAAAGGACAAGGTCAGTCATTACATCATTGCTGTGAAGCTGCCTAAGCATAACCCTCAGTTCACTACCATTCAGCTTCCTCCCTCACATGGCAAACACCTGAGTTGAAGGAGAATGTGAGAATTTGCAGCTGAGTTAACCACAGAAAGTGAATAACACAAATAATGTCTATTAATGCGAGTGTGCCTACATAAGAAATAAAAACTATTGTATGCAACAAGCACAAGCACATATTCAGTAATAGACGTCTTCCATTTGTAAAGGGAATGATAAAAAGCTTATGAAGGTTGTTCGATTTTTCTGCCCCAAAAATAACAGTGGCGGGTGACTATCTTATTACATTTCCTTTACAGTAAAAGGTTCAATCGAACAAACTTCATAAGCTTTTATCATTACTTGCAAATGAAGAGTTCTATCTACTGAATAATTGTGATTAGTGCTGTTGCATACAAACGTTTTATTTCTAATGTAGGCACAATCGCATTAAATAgacattattttgtttttcttctgtAACCTCACACAGGGGACTCTGGAGGAAGTCTGAATGGTTAGTGAACGTGAGGGTATGCCTTAGGCAGCTTCAGCAGCAATGATGTCATTCGACTGACTTGTCTTTCTATAGAACGGGCGTATGTTCATCAGGAAATCTGGACCTCTTCTGGTTAGGTGTTCCACCGGATGTGCACCCAGTGTCGCTGTTTAAATAACTAAAGGGACGACGTATAAGAGACAGTTTGTGTATCACTGTTATCTTGGGTTATAAAAGATCAGTTGAGTTTCTCAATCGAGTACAAGCATGTTTGGAACGAATGTGCCCATTTTCAAAACAGACACAGAAACTCTGAGCCTAGCAAAAAAACATAAATTGCATATGTAAAAGTAGTTGCCTTTCTCAAAAAACAAATACATCATCAAAACACGTATTACTGCCAAAATGCAAATCATCATCCAAGAAACATGACGCCTTGCAAAAAAGATATCACAACCATATATACCTTTTTGCCTCAAGTTGCCTCACATTTAATCAATAGATTTTATTGCAGTCTCTAAATCATGATTGATCAAAAACAATTAAAAGCATGCAGGAACTTATGGGCAAATTACTCACCTTTTATGCATATTTACCAAACCAATTATCATACACAAAATTATATATCCTTCCTGAGTCAAAAATTACATGTAAAATAAGTGGCATTGTGTGCTGCATTCATTCATTGGTATGATCACAATTCCAAGTATTCCAATATGTAGGCTGCTCTGCTGACAGTTTGTAGGGACTTTCCACACACCCAAGCAGAAGCCAATCCCCAGTAGAATGAGGACAGGTGAGTTACCAGTGGAGAACTGCTGACTACTGAATGGACTAGCCTCAACCAAACACCAAAGCTCGTAATGGAAGTCACAATTGTCGAAGATGATGATTACAGTTATTTCTCAATGGCTTACAAGCATTTGGCTTGGAACAATGTTGATTTTCAAAACAGTTATTCTTAAGACACCAGAACTCTGGGCGTTGCAAAAAcagtaaacacattttttaaaatgtaggtGTTCTTTTCAAAACATACTGTTACATACGTTCCATAAAAGATGCAACATGTGAAATTTAACATTGGTCTCCGTTTAGCATATTTCACAAAACAATTTAATAGTACATCAAAAAAATATGAATTCCTGATCCAAAAGAAATGGAAAAAAAAGCACATTGTTGTGCAGGATCTTCATCCAgtgttcacgttcctgacctatttctgttagttgttGTATTGTGTTAGTGTCAGGACGTGAAGTTgtggtggcattctatgttgtgtgtttctatgttggtttagggttgcctgttatgctcttaattagagcagtgtgttttgcgttcctctaattaatgagtccatatttaggtaggttgtgtcactgtgttcgttgtggggattgtctcctgtgtcagtgttgtcCACCATACGGGACTTGTCGTTTGTGCTTGTAAATCGTCATTTTTATGtataggctattttccctgttcgtggcGGTTCTCGTGTTAATGGTAAGTTGTccgtcaggtctgtctactccgttttgttttgttgtatttatgTGAAGTTCgttgttttcgtcttgtcttaaTAAATATTATTGTTCACAACCCGCTGGCGCCCTGGTTCCctctcaatactcctccttttcggttgaagaggaggagaccaGCCGTTTACAATCAGTGTCATTGACAATCCAATGTTCGTTACAGTATCTCAGTTACGAAGTCTGGTCATAGGTTTGAGACTTCCATCGTGCAAGCTGAAAATACAAATCCAATATAGAAATAAGAAAGGGATTACACGGAAGAACACAACTCATATGAATGTAGTCTCAACTCCACCTAAAGCAAAAGCTCTGAAATGGATGGTCCACAATGTTGAGAAGGAGACATAGGAGTTCCAAATTACTTAGAATTAGAAGTAACCCAACTTGCATTCTCTGCATGTCTACAAATATTGCTCATCTAGAACCCTACGCTGCCTCNNNNNNNNNNNNNNNNNNNNNNNNNNNNNNNNNNNNNNNNNNNNNNNNNNNNNNNNNNNNNNNNNNNNTCCCCCTtgctttttcctattttgttgcatttcaacCTGCAATTTAATAGAtattttttatttggcatacacaaaatagtccaaactggtgaagtgaaaaaaaaggaaaagtggtgctgcatttgtattcaccccctttgctatgaagcccctaaataagatctggtgcaaccagtaccttcagaagtcacataattagttagatttcacacaggtggacattatctaagacatgatctcagtatacatacacctgttctgaaaggcccagagtctgcaacaccactaagcaaggggcaccaccaagcaagcagcaccatgagaccaaggagctctccaaacaggtcaggacaaAGTTATGGAGAAGGGTGGGGTTAAAAAAATACCCGAAACTTGAACATCCCACGGGgcaacattaaatccattattaaaaaaaaggaaagaacatggcaccacaacaaactgccaagagagggccgccaccAAAACTcatagaccaggcaaggagggcattaatcagagaggcatcaaaagaccaaagataaccagaaggagctgcaaagctccacggcggagattggagtatctgtccataggaccactttaaggcgtacactccacagagctgggctttacggaagagaaaaaaaacattgcttaaagaaaaaaataagcaaacacgtttggtgttcgccaaaaggcatgtgggagactccccaaacatatggaagaaggtatctcagttgagactaaaatgtagctttttggccatcaaggaaaacgctatgtctggcgcaaacccagcacctctcatcaccccgagaataccatccccacaatgaagcatggtggtggcagcatcatgctgtggggatgtttttcatcggcagggactggaaactggtcagaattgaaggaatgatggatggcgctaaatacagggaaattcttgagggaaacctgtttcagtcttccagagatttgagactgggacggaggttcactttccagcaggacaatgaccctaagcatacggctaaagcaacactcgagtggtttaagggaaacatttaaatgtcttggaatggcctagtcaaagcccagacctaaatctaattgagaatatgtggtattacttaaagattgctgtacaccaggggaacccatccaacttgaaggagctggagcagttttgccttgaataatgggcaaaaatcccagtggctagaagtgccaagcttatagacacataccccaagagacttgcatctgtaattgctgcaaaaggtggctctacaaagtattgactttaagggggtgaatagttatgcatgctcaagttttcagtttttttagtctttgtttcacaataaaaaatattttgcattttcaaaatagtaggcatgttgtgtaaatcaaatgatacaaacccccccaaaatcgattttaattccaggttgtaaggcaacaaaatatgaaaaatgccaaggggggtgaatactttcgcaagccactgtagctgcTCCTATGCAGCGTTCCACTTTAATACGGGTTACTACGTACTCACAACTATGAGTGATGTGTTTTATTTATGGATCCTTCCCGACTACTCCTACAGGTCTGAGATATTATGTGATACAACCTACCAGAATATAATGTAGTAGTATCTGACAAAGTCCTAATGGCAACAAATCCTGGTTtactttttgttatttattttttattttttacagtttgtattttctttgaaAACACAGCAACAACCAATAAAACCCACTCCGAGCATGTGTTTTTCCTTTCATTTGTACCTTTTCATCTTTGCTAGTTTCTTTCAATTTTTCCCAAATACAAATGTCATAGAACACACATTTGGAAAAAGGATCAATCtgaacaataaaaacatttacatctCATACTTAGGTTAAAAGGCTAAAAATGGAACGTACAACTCTATAACACACTCTTACAATGCCAAACTGTAAAATCCTACTCGTGTCCCTGTGTCGTGGTAGAGTTCTGGGTCCTGGTTGGAGAGATGGTGGGCTTGTGTTTCTTGAGGAGGGTTTTGATGCTGCTCTTGGTTGGCATGGCAACGCCGTTGTATATGAGAAGGAAGCCAAAGAGCAGCAAGCCTCCCAGGATGATGGCTGCCATGTTGTTGACGAGCTGTTGGGTTGGGAACGCCAGCGGAGGCTCGTCTACGTAGATCTACCcgtataggaagagagagagagaaagggagagcgagacaggaaggagagaaatAGGTGAGGGCCAGAGGTTATCTTGTTCTTCCTCTTTTTTATTAGTTACTGACTTCAGTGTAAAAGCTACAGGGTTCCTCACCTGTACTCCTCCACCaggtcacacaacacaactccaggAATGACAGAGATACGGAAGTGGAAAAGCTCGAGCCCTGTGGAGAAAATGGTGGTGGTTGTTAGGTtggaaaaatattatatttataacATTGTCACAATGAAACCCCAGATGGAAACTGCTATTTCATAGCACAATTCGCAGGACTGAAATGACAGTATTCTATGCAGACGTATAGATTACTCAACTGTTTAACTATTATGAACATGTCATATAGTCAGGGAGACTGTAGATGATTTACATAAAAGCTGATCTGCAGTCCCTCTGGGTTGTAGAGATTGTTCTTTAGACTGCTTCAAAATATTGTCTCATCCTGTCCATGGTGGGGGTGGCATGGGTCCCTACCAACAAAGGATGGGAAAAGACGGGTTAACAACAGAGAAGTGTGTTCACTATAGTGCACTAAAGACCTGCCATTAGGCAACATTATACAAGGGAAGTTATGATCACCTTTTCTGGTTGAAATCATTTTTTCTGGTTGAAAAGATgacagaaaatatgtatttttcacattttaaaGTTGCAATCCtaaatggtgaaactgccatCCGTTTGTgattttacaaaaataaatgtttttttaaatttgtacttTTTACCTTTTTcgcccaatttcgtgatatccaattggtagttaaagtCCTGAAACCTGCCCGCTTAACTCGGAaggccacaccaatgtgtcggaggaaacaccttacaACTGGCGACGTGTCAgcggatcgaacccggatctgtagtgagcGTCTAGCACTGCGACGCAGTGCTAAGAAagctgccccactcgggaggccccaacaacaaaagaagttactgcaaaacAAACACCGTTTTTTCCCAACTTGGACATCATTTGGGGGACCGAGTGGCAGCATTCTAagaactgcatcgcagtgctagaagcgtcactacagatccgggttcgatcctgggctgtatcacaaccggccatgatcggaGTCCCATGGGGCGGGTTAAGgaagggtttggtcggggtaggccatcatcttaactgacttgactagttagataaaggttcaataaaaattgCCACGCAATAGAACAGCAGATATTGTACtgcaaattatatatatatatattatttttttacacgCCTCCGTTTcatccaaaacaaaaacaaaaggtgCTGGGTCCGcagtggtgctgtttcccctAATGCTGATTCCATCTTTAAATCATCCTTATATTGCAAAGCCTTCTGGGATGAGACTGACCTGTGACCTCAGCTGGTCCGGTTGTTGACCTCCGTGACAGTAACAAAGTAAGGAGAGCAGAGCGGGTGGTCAGCGTGGTTGGTTTCTCCTAGGAACAAGGTGATGTTGAAGTCAGTCACAGGAAACGTTAGCTCAGCACTACAGTACAACACAGAGGACATGGGAAAGACTAAATACGTTTTAACCATATACGATTTTTTATATGATTTCATTCATGCTCGCAGTCGACAAGACTGTTTTTATGCAGAATGCACAGTTACATTAAGACAATACTTTATATATATCCACTAAACGGTACTAAATATGATTTTTTATAGcatatcaatattttttttcttttttaaaataaatgttactatttaatgtatagtaccagtcaaaagtttgaacacacctactcattcagggtttttctttatttatctattttctactttgtagaataatagtgaagacatcaaaactatgaataaataTCTTATTTAGCTGTTCTATgcatatggacttggtattttaccaaataaggctattctgtataccaccctaccttgtacacaacaaactgattggctcaaacgcattaaggaaagaaattccacaaattaacttttaacaaggcacacctgtttattgaatGCATTCCacctcaggaagctggttgagagaatgtcaagagtgtgcaaagctgtcatcaaggcaaatggtggctactttgaagaatataaaatattttgatttgtttaacacttttttggttactacattattccatatgtgatatttcatagttttgatgtcttcactattattctacaatgtaaaaaaataacttgaatgagtagacatgtccaaacttttgactgatactgtatatgtaattgttttgtttttggaagACATTGATGATTGATCACACTGATGCAGATGTGTACCCTCTGTCTGCAGTCAGAGTTGATGGCTAGAGGAGAGACTTTCAGTCTGTCTGTACAGCCACATTCCTCTGCTGACCTTTTCCCTGCACACTGCTTATACCGACCAGAGTTCTGGAGGAAGGCACACAATTTGTCACCCACAAACACTATGCATCACAGCTTACACCAATGCGAAACACAACACAGAAGCACATATAGACACTTAGTAAAGTTACACTGCACAACACATACAAGACTTGCTCAGCTTGGAGACAAGGTAGTGCTGGCGTGTGTGAACCTTGTGACTTTGCTCACCTTGGAGATGGGGTAGTGCTGTCTGGGGTGGGGATGACTTGGGTCAGCGTTATAGATATTGTCTGTGGTCGGGATTAAAACACCTAGTTGGGAGGGAGGCCGGTAGTTCacctgaagcacacacacacgcatctcaTTATCTGCACACAGGTCAACTAATAAAACATTGATCGATGCCTGTAACCCAGTGTATCTCTATCTCTCACAGGCAGGTTGAGGAGCCTCTTGTTTTCCATGTGATCACTGGTCCGTGTGGATCCATTCGTGGTCACTGATTGGCTGTTGGGAGACATAAACGATTTGGAGTCCCTGGGGCAGGAGTTTGTAGCGTGAAGGTGAAGGAGGAGGACCTACACAACAGAGAGGCTTTCTGGAATGTATACCGTCACTGTGGTGGTTGCCTAGGGGCAGAGGGAAAGATAACAAAACACAATGGACTTCAGACAACTGCGTTCAGCGGGGTTGGGGTTCCATTTTCATTCAGTCAAATCAGGAAGTAAacagaaattccaattccaattctttcaatgaaaaaaatgaaattggaatttcagttaacTTCCAGAATTgagtgaattgaaatggaattgacctatACCTGATATAGTATGCAACtacaaaatgtatttatgttattATTCGTTCTATATAGACAAACTCGAGgatgatatttattttaaaattatttcacctttatttaaccaggtaggctagttgagaacaagttctcatttgcaactgcgacttgccaagataaagcaaagcagtgtgacacagacaacaacacagagttacacatggagtaacaataaacaagccaataacaataaacaagtcaatgacacagtagaaaaaagaagtctatatacagtgtgtgcaaaaggcatgagaggGTAggcataaataggccata
This Salvelinus sp. IW2-2015 unplaced genomic scaffold, ASM291031v2 Un_scaffold5532, whole genome shotgun sequence DNA region includes the following protein-coding sequences:
- the LOC112078309 gene encoding LOW QUALITY PROTEIN: cation channel sperm-associated auxiliary subunit beta-like (The sequence of the model RefSeq protein was modified relative to this genomic sequence to represent the inferred CDS: inserted 4 bases in 2 codons; deleted 1 base in 1 codon), which gives rise to EVHACVLTNPLAFRVTARHSWDDTNKPHATLTAFSHLCKKATTTVTVYIPEASLLCRSSSFTFTLQTXLPQGLQIVYVSQQPISDHEWIHTDQXDHMENKRLLNLPVNYRPPSQLGVLIPTTDNIYNADPSHPHPRQHYPISKNSGRYKQCAGKRSAEECGCTDRLKVSPLAINSDCRQRSFPCPLCCTVVLS